From a single Syngnathus scovelli strain Florida chromosome 2, RoL_Ssco_1.2, whole genome shotgun sequence genomic region:
- the LOC125987963 gene encoding rho-related GTP-binding protein RhoA-D isoform X1, with the protein MFLVHEGPLLMAAIRKKLVIVGDGACGKTCLLIVFSKDQFPEVYVPTVFENYIADIEVDGKQVELALWDTAGQEDYDRLRPLSYPDTDVILMCFSIDSPDSLENIPEKWTPEVKHFCPNVPIILVGNKKDLRNDESTRRELAKMKQEPVKSDEGRDMANRIGAFGYLECSAKTKDGVREVFEMATRAALQVRKRKKRNGCQLL; encoded by the exons ATGTTCCTTGTACACGAGGGCCCTCTTCTG ATGGCAGCCATCAGGAAGAAGCTGGTGATCGTGGGAGATGGCGCCTGCGGCAAGACCTGTCTGCTCATCGTCTTCAGTAAGGACCAGTTCCCGGAGGTCTACGTCCCCACAGTCTTTGAGAACTACATCGCTGACATTGAAGTGGATGGCAAACAG GTGGAACTGGCTCTGTGGGACACGGCGGGCCAGGAGGACTACGACCGATTGAGGCCTCTCTCCTACCCTGACACGGACGTCATCCTCATGTGCTTCTCCATCGACAGCCCCGACAGTCTCG AGAACATTCCGGAGAAATGGACGCCCGAAGTCAAACACTTTTGTCCCAACGTCCCCATCATCCTGGTGGGCAACAAGAAGGACCTCAGGAACGACGAGAGCACGCGCCGAGAGCTGGCCAAGATGAAACAG GAGCCGGTCAAGTCGGACGAAGGCAGAGACATGGCCAACCGCATCGGCGCCTTCGGCTACCTGGAGTGCTCGGCCAAGACCAAGGACggcgtgcgggaggtgtttgagATGGCCACCCGGGCCGCCCTGCAGGTGCGCAAGCGCAAGAAGAGGAACGGCTGCCAGCTCCTGTAA
- the LOC125987963 gene encoding rho-related GTP-binding protein RhoA-D isoform X3: MAAIRKKLVIVGDGACGKTCLLIVFSKDQFPEVYVPTVFENYIADIEVDGKQVELALWDTAGQEDYDRLRPLSYPDTDVILMCFSIDSPDSLENIPEKWTPEVKHFCPNVPIILVGNKKDLRNDESTRRELAKMKQEPVKSDEGRDMANRIGAFGYLECSAKTKDGVREVFEMATRAALQVRKRKKRNGCQLL, from the exons ATGGCAGCCATCAGGAAGAAGCTGGTGATCGTGGGAGATGGCGCCTGCGGCAAGACCTGTCTGCTCATCGTCTTCAGTAAGGACCAGTTCCCGGAGGTCTACGTCCCCACAGTCTTTGAGAACTACATCGCTGACATTGAAGTGGATGGCAAACAG GTGGAACTGGCTCTGTGGGACACGGCGGGCCAGGAGGACTACGACCGATTGAGGCCTCTCTCCTACCCTGACACGGACGTCATCCTCATGTGCTTCTCCATCGACAGCCCCGACAGTCTCG AGAACATTCCGGAGAAATGGACGCCCGAAGTCAAACACTTTTGTCCCAACGTCCCCATCATCCTGGTGGGCAACAAGAAGGACCTCAGGAACGACGAGAGCACGCGCCGAGAGCTGGCCAAGATGAAACAG GAGCCGGTCAAGTCGGACGAAGGCAGAGACATGGCCAACCGCATCGGCGCCTTCGGCTACCTGGAGTGCTCGGCCAAGACCAAGGACggcgtgcgggaggtgtttgagATGGCCACCCGGGCCGCCCTGCAGGTGCGCAAGCGCAAGAAGAGGAACGGCTGCCAGCTCCTGTAA
- the LOC125987963 gene encoding rho-related GTP-binding protein RhoA-D isoform X2, producing the protein MTRSRCASQMAAIRKKLVIVGDGACGKTCLLIVFSKDQFPEVYVPTVFENYIADIEVDGKQVELALWDTAGQEDYDRLRPLSYPDTDVILMCFSIDSPDSLENIPEKWTPEVKHFCPNVPIILVGNKKDLRNDESTRRELAKMKQEPVKSDEGRDMANRIGAFGYLECSAKTKDGVREVFEMATRAALQVRKRKKRNGCQLL; encoded by the exons ATGACCCGCTCGAGGTGTGCGAGCCAG ATGGCAGCCATCAGGAAGAAGCTGGTGATCGTGGGAGATGGCGCCTGCGGCAAGACCTGTCTGCTCATCGTCTTCAGTAAGGACCAGTTCCCGGAGGTCTACGTCCCCACAGTCTTTGAGAACTACATCGCTGACATTGAAGTGGATGGCAAACAG GTGGAACTGGCTCTGTGGGACACGGCGGGCCAGGAGGACTACGACCGATTGAGGCCTCTCTCCTACCCTGACACGGACGTCATCCTCATGTGCTTCTCCATCGACAGCCCCGACAGTCTCG AGAACATTCCGGAGAAATGGACGCCCGAAGTCAAACACTTTTGTCCCAACGTCCCCATCATCCTGGTGGGCAACAAGAAGGACCTCAGGAACGACGAGAGCACGCGCCGAGAGCTGGCCAAGATGAAACAG GAGCCGGTCAAGTCGGACGAAGGCAGAGACATGGCCAACCGCATCGGCGCCTTCGGCTACCTGGAGTGCTCGGCCAAGACCAAGGACggcgtgcgggaggtgtttgagATGGCCACCCGGGCCGCCCTGCAGGTGCGCAAGCGCAAGAAGAGGAACGGCTGCCAGCTCCTGTAA